A stretch of the Medicago truncatula cultivar Jemalong A17 chromosome 5, MtrunA17r5.0-ANR, whole genome shotgun sequence genome encodes the following:
- the LOC11436488 gene encoding G-type lectin S-receptor-like serine/threonine-protein kinase LECRK3, translating into MASSSTLYIIAILFLQLILAFGNVSPSSRLSTTNNNNNPWLSPSGEFAFGFRNTTTNFFMLAIWYNNIHDQTIVWSAKDMNNSNNLVLAPTGSQVQLTSGGLTLTNPQNESIWTAQPNDIVSYGTMLDNGNFVLVNNKSAIVWESFKFPTDTLLPNQSLELGATLTSRFSETNFTSGRFQLYFNDDDHNLMLSPLAWPTQFRYNFYYRIEVNNNSASSSLVFDESGDIYVETNKNGTTRIKPQGTQWKNLDLDPKLYYYRAILDYYGVLTQYSHPRDTKAKQGWTIMRYVPDNICIAIFNEMGSGTCGYNSYCSMENQRPTCKCPYGYSLIDPSNQFGGCQLNFTLGCGADNGEGLNVKPEDLYEFTVLTNVNWPLSDYERMQPYSQHDCQQSCLHDCMCSVVVFSNQNCWKKRSPLANGREESGGNLVLIKTRVSPLGKIGASPSTNLKKDNQVNPILRGLLIGSAVFNSILLAAVVLVTLLKPKRVVVGTTLLETNLCSFSYDALKEATWGFIEELGRGSFGIVFKGELKAATSCNVVAVKRLDRLAQDREKEFKTELRAIGKTCHKNLVKLIGYCDEGMHRMLVYEFMNNGSLANILFGQTKPTWNQRIGFALGIARGLVYLHEECDTPIIHCDIKPQNILIDEYFTAKISDFGLAKLLLADQSRTKTMIRGTRGYVAPEWFKNVPVTAKVDVYSFGAMLLEIVCCRKSVVLMESGEEEKAILTDWACDCYMEGRIDALVENDQEALDDIDRLEKWIKIAIWCIQEHPEMRPTMRMVMQMLEGVVQVPNPPSPFSFSLIP; encoded by the coding sequence ATGGCGTCTTCCTCTACCCTTTACATAATTGccattctttttcttcaacttaTATTAGCCTTTGGAAACGTTTCTCCAAGTTCAAGACTCTCCACcactaacaacaacaacaatccatGGCTATCACCTTCTGGTGAATTCGCTTTCGGATTTCGGAATACCACAACAAACTTTTTCATGCTTGCAATATGGTACAACAACATACATGATCAAACCATTGTTTGGAGCGCCAAAGACATGAACAACAGCAACAACCTCGTACTAGCACCAACAGGATCACAGGTTCAGCTAACATCAGGTGGACTCACGTTGACAAATCCACAAAATGAATCCATTTGGACAGCACAACCAAACGATATTGTTTCCTATGGAACCATGCTTGATAATGGAAACTTTGTTCTTGTAAACAACAAATCTGCTATTGTTTGGGAAAGTTTTAAGTTTCCTACTGATACCCTTTTGCCTAATCAATCACTTGAGTTAGGTGCCACCTTAACTTCAAGATTCTCAGAGACCAATTTCACAAGTGGAAGGTTCCAACTTTATTTTAATGATGATGATCATAATCTAATGTTAAGTCCACTTGCATGGCCTACTCAATTTCGTTACAATTTTTACTATAGAATTGAAGTTAATAATAACTCTGCATCTTCAAGTTTAGTTTTTGATGAATCAGGAGATATTTATgtggaaacaaataaaaatggtaCTACTAGAATCAAACCTCAGGGTACACAATGGAAAAATTTAGATCTTGATCCTAAGTTGTATTATTATAGAGCAATACTTGATTATTATGGAGTTTTGACACAATATTCTCATCCAAGGGACACTAAAGCAAAACAAGGATGGACGATTATGAGGTATGTTCCTGATAACATTTGCATTGCAATATTCAATGAAATGGGTAGTGGAACTTGTGGCTATAATAGCTATTGTTCCATGGAAAATCAGAGACCTACTTGTAAATGTCCTTATGGTTATTCGTTGATAGATCCAAGTAATCAATTTGGCGGGTGTCAACTCAATTTCACACTTGGTTGTGGAGCTGATAATGGTGAAGGATTGAATGTGAAGCCAGAAGATTTGTATGAGTTTACTGTTCTTACAAATGTGAATTGGCCATTATCAGATTATGAACGGATGCAGCCTTATTCTCAACATGACTGTCAACAATCTTGTTTGCATGATTGTATGTGTTCTGTTGTTGTCTTCAGTAACCAAAATTGCTGGAAGAAAAGATCGCCTCTAGCTAATGGAAGAGAAGAAAGTGGTGGTAATTTAGTACTTATAAAAACAAGAGTTTCTCCTCTTGGTAAAATAGGTGCTAGTCCTTCCACTAATTTGAAGAAAGACAACCAAGTTAACCCGATTCTTCGAGGTCTACTAATTGGTTCAGCTGTCTTCAATAGCATACTCTTGGCTGCAGTTGTTTTGGTGACTTTGTTGAAGCCGAAAAGGGTTGTCGTAGGCACAACTCTCTTGGAAACAAATTTATGTTCGTTTAGTTATGACGCGTTAAAAGAAGCTACATGGGGTTTTATTGAAGAACTAGGTAGAGGTTCCTTTGGAATTGTTTTCAAAGGTGAATTGAAAGCAGCAACGTCTTGTAATGTTGTTGCTGTTAAGAGATTGGATCGGTTAGCCCAAGATCGTGAGAAGGAATTTAAGACTGAGTTGAGAGCCATTGGTAAAACCTGCCACAAAAACTTGGTCAAGTTGATTGGATACTGTGATGAGGGAATGCATAGAATGTTGGTATATGAGTTCATGAACAATGGCAGCCTTGCAAACATCTTGTTTGGACAAACAAAACCCACTTGGAATCAAAGGATTGGATTTGCTTTGGGGATTGCAAGAGGGTTGGTGTATTTACATGAAGAGTGTGACACTCCCATCATTCATTGTGACATAAAGCCTCAAAATATACTCATAGATGAGTACTTCACAGCAAAGATTTCTGACTTCGGATTGGCTAAATTGTTGTTGGCCGATCAAAGTAGAACAAAAACCATGATCCGAGGAACGCGAGGATATGTAGCTCCTGAATGGTTCAAGAATGTTCCAGTGACGGCTAAAGTGGATGTTTACAGCTTTGGTGCCATGTTGTTGGAAATTGTTTGCTGCAGAAAAAGTGTGGTGCTGATGGAGTCAGGGGAGGAAGAAAAAGCAATTTTGACAGATTGGGCCTGTGATTGTTATATGGAAGGGAGAATAGATGCTTTGGTGGAGAATGATCAAGAGGCCTTGGATGACATTGACAGGTTAGAAAAGTGGATAAAGATAGCAATTTGGTGCATTCAAGAACATCCTGAAATGAGGCCAACAATGAGGATGGTCATGCAAATGCTAGAAGGTGTGGTTCAAGTCCCTAACCCACCATCGCCTTTTTCCTTCAGTTTGATTCCTTGA
- the LOC112421738 gene encoding uncharacterized protein translates to MKTSFHSTSFRHLIIIKEDLMRKICISTWPSLLYKDGYPCRIISRFPGSYRYNFHVRIDVFLHGQGGEPFYRDLTMEQVDTTEYPWAHLGDRKKFFHLKRAGCEEYLKQNMRFSFVVVEIKRKCVGSLFHPSTCKPVSVKERSTGVLRGIDLVFETFIPAAPVGFYTEMVKCEVKITSVAGKKVKKIGSTWI, encoded by the exons ATGAAGACATCGTTCCATTCCACATCCTTTCGCCACTTGATCATAATCAAAGAAGATCTAATGCGTAAGATTTGCATCTCCACTTGGCCTTCCTTGCTTTACAAAGATGGGTACCCTTGCCGAATCATCTCCAGATTCCCCGGTAGTTACC GTTACAACTTTCATGTACGCATTGATGTATTTTTACATGGACAAGGAGGAGAACCTTTTTATAGAGATCTTACAATGGAACAAGTAGACACAACAGAATATCCTTGGGCCCACTTGGGAGATAGAAAGAAATTCTTTCATTTAAAGAGAGCAGGCTGTGAGGAATACTTGAAACAAAATATGAGGTTTAGTTTTGTGGTTGtcgaaataaaaagaaagtgtgTGGGGAGCTTGTTTCATCCTTCTACTTGTAAACCTGTTTCGGTGAAAGAGAGGAGCACAGGCGTGCTCAGAGGGATTGATTTGGTGTTTGAGACCTTCATACCGGCAGCACCTGTAGGGTTTTATACAGAGATGGTCAAGTGTGAGGTGAAGATCACGTCCGTGGCTGGGAAGAAGGTAAAGAAGATAGGTTCTACATGGATATAA